A single genomic interval of Aegicerativicinus sediminis harbors:
- a CDS encoding cell division ATP-binding protein FtsE: MPETILELKDAAIYQGENMVLSDVNFEMQKGDFVYLIGKTGSGKSSFMKTLYGDLELTQGQGAVVDFDLRTLKEKDIPFLRRKLGIVFQDFKLLPDRTINGNLEFVLRATGWKDKEEIKARIESVLDKVAMKTKGFKFPHELSGGEQQRIAIARALLNEPELILADEPTGNLDPQTSIEVMKVLKDINENGNTILMATHDYALLLKFPSKTMKLDENKVFEVVQRNR, from the coding sequence ATGCCAGAAACAATTTTAGAACTTAAGGATGCTGCAATTTACCAAGGTGAAAACATGGTTTTATCTGACGTAAATTTTGAAATGCAGAAGGGCGATTTCGTTTACCTTATTGGCAAAACTGGTAGCGGCAAGAGTAGCTTCATGAAAACGCTTTATGGAGACCTAGAACTAACCCAAGGTCAGGGCGCTGTTGTAGATTTCGATTTAAGAACCTTAAAGGAAAAGGACATCCCTTTTCTTAGAAGGAAATTAGGCATTGTTTTTCAAGATTTTAAGTTATTACCAGATAGAACAATTAATGGAAATCTGGAATTCGTTCTTAGGGCAACGGGCTGGAAAGACAAAGAAGAGATTAAAGCAAGAATTGAATCTGTATTGGATAAAGTGGCAATGAAAACCAAAGGTTTTAAATTTCCCCACGAATTATCTGGTGGAGAACAACAACGTATTGCAATAGCTAGGGCTTTATTGAATGAACCAGAATTAATACTAGCTGATGAGCCCACAGGTAACTTAGATCCACAAACAAGTATTGAGGTGATGAAAGTCCTAAAAGATATTAATGAAAATGGTAATACTATTTTAATGGCAACGCATGATTATGCCCTATTACTTAAGTTCCCTAGCAAAACAATGAAACTAGACGAAAACAAGGTATTTGAAGTAGTACAGAGGAACCGTTAA
- a CDS encoding right-handed parallel beta-helix repeat-containing protein, with protein MNRLFLLIILIVQSSWCQSGYHVFPAENPKTPGTPSGDGSLEHPWDLQTALNSKKLKGGDVIWLHAGVYNGRFSSSINGETYKKIIVTARPYERVVLNGNINSKQSAVLNIRSSNVVFRDFEISPYHLKTRNEDHPDFVKFAGIDHLSGTNCEFINLSIHGNNGLGIGSWNTTGGTKIINCLIYDNGFIRRNGRGAGEGIYVQNSSETETRLIGGNIIFGNYYKGIEVWSASRDANREWVKNIMVIDNVLFNNGLPAKNPVDNIIVGTDDRNGVNIAKNIKIVNNILYHNTDFQTNQANGDAPCLTLGFHINAPIENVSVKNNILLGRNNVLRILYAKSIMFNNNKVYGGYLHIGADNLDKKYFNYWQLVENKYFTKNGTPFYVPKRNKLGFKDWQKRYGLDRKSEWMLNRDFDLPDILQVIRYDDQPNVYRLTLFSKDGSTVKVSPKLFEVKDYKSFEVFDVEKSDKPIVSGSLNKAESIMIPMEHSSDPNKTLNNFGVFLVKFKN; from the coding sequence ATGAATCGACTATTCCTTCTAATAATTCTAATTGTTCAGTCTTCATGGTGCCAATCAGGTTATCATGTTTTTCCTGCTGAAAATCCTAAAACACCTGGTACCCCGTCTGGGGATGGAAGCTTGGAGCATCCCTGGGATCTTCAAACTGCATTAAATAGTAAAAAGTTAAAAGGTGGCGATGTCATTTGGTTACACGCCGGTGTATATAATGGTCGTTTTTCTTCATCTATAAATGGTGAGACATATAAGAAAATTATAGTTACTGCTAGGCCATATGAAAGGGTTGTTTTAAATGGAAATATAAACAGTAAACAGTCTGCAGTTCTCAATATTAGAAGTTCAAATGTTGTTTTTAGAGATTTCGAGATATCTCCATATCATCTGAAAACTAGAAATGAAGACCATCCAGACTTTGTAAAGTTTGCTGGAATAGATCACCTTTCAGGAACCAATTGCGAATTTATAAATCTGTCCATTCACGGAAATAATGGATTGGGTATTGGCTCTTGGAATACCACAGGTGGCACCAAAATTATTAACTGCCTTATTTATGATAATGGTTTTATTCGTAGAAACGGCCGCGGTGCCGGGGAAGGTATATATGTTCAAAATAGCAGTGAGACTGAAACCAGATTAATTGGTGGGAACATAATTTTTGGAAATTATTATAAGGGCATTGAAGTTTGGTCAGCCTCTCGGGATGCGAATAGGGAGTGGGTAAAAAATATTATGGTAATCGATAATGTGCTATTCAATAATGGGTTACCTGCCAAAAATCCCGTTGATAATATTATAGTGGGGACAGATGACCGCAACGGGGTAAATATTGCAAAGAATATAAAAATTGTAAATAACATATTGTATCATAATACTGACTTTCAAACTAATCAAGCAAATGGTGATGCCCCCTGTCTGACCCTAGGTTTTCATATTAATGCACCAATTGAAAATGTTTCGGTAAAGAATAATATTCTATTAGGTAGAAATAACGTCTTGCGGATTTTATATGCCAAGTCTATAATGTTCAATAACAATAAGGTTTATGGCGGTTATTTGCATATCGGGGCTGATAATTTGGACAAAAAATATTTTAATTATTGGCAGTTAGTCGAAAACAAATATTTCACCAAAAATGGCACCCCATTTTATGTTCCCAAAAGGAATAAACTTGGATTTAAAGATTGGCAAAAGAGGTACGGATTAGATAGAAAAAGCGAATGGATGCTAAATCGTGATTTTGACCTTCCGGATATATTACAAGTTATTCGATATGACGATCAACCAAATGTTTATAGACTTACCTTATTTTCTAAAGATGGAAGTACGGTAAAAGTTTCGCCTAAATTATTCGAAGTGAAAGACTATAAATCCTTTGAGGTTTTTGATGTGGAAAAAAGTGATAAACCGATTGTATCGGGATCATTGAACAAAGCTGAATCAATAATGATCCCTATGGAACACTCTTCAGATCCAAACAAAACCTTAAATAATTTTGGGGTTTTTTTGGTGAAGTTTAAAAATTAA